ATAAATTCTGAAACGCGCTCGATATCGATCCCTATTTTCGCCGCATACCGTGGACAAATACCAAGAATATAAGCGAGTGCGATCGTGATTTCATCACCGCCGTTAGGAGCAAAGGGACTGAAGACGTCTGATCTGCACGCCCCCTCTACCGATATGATCGAAGATGCATCAGATTTTCGTGACGCTATATTGACGAGGGATTCTTTCGCGTTTTCAAACTTTTGACCGTGAATAAGAGTGGCGGCGTTTATAGGTTCAATACCAAATCTGCTCGCCAATTCAAGGAGTCTCGCCGATTCAATTGCGTCAAAGCCCGCATTAAGAAATGCAAGATAGCCAGGAGCATCTACTATCAAGACACCCGGCTCCTCGACCCCCTCTTTGAGCACAGATGCAGGTTCATTGTATTTCACAAATGTCCTGCATGGCCAAGGGCAACCGAAGCATGCGGAATCACGATGTTTGATTTCGTCAAAATTCTTCAAAGATGCATATGATGGGATGAGACTTCGAATCCCTCGATCTCCGCCGAGTCGTTTTCTTGCGTCCTCTATCGCAGCAACGCATAGATCGAAGAAGGATTCCGTGTCAGCGACTTCAAGCTCACCCATACCCCTCGTACCAATCGCCTTTAATTGCATCTCGCCCAAGCGTGCACCAAAACCGACTTTGTCCCCCTCTGACCAGTAATTCACGATGAACTGAGCAATGGTGCCTTTGTTTTCACCAGCCTGACCGATAGAAACAACCTGAATTCTTTCTTCGCCTTGCTCATCTCTGATGTAGTCAACCGTTTTCCAAGTATCTTTTCCCCAAATGTCCTTCGCGGGCACTATATCAGCAATTTCGTCGTGAAGCCAGAGGTACGCTGGCTCATCAGAGCGTCCATGAATGACGATAAAATCAAATCCCGCAAGCTTAAGCTCCGCACCCATGAAATTCACGATTGGAGCGTGCATGACTTTCCCATTGATCGGAGATCGCGCAGTCATGACGGACATCGATGAGCAAGGGATCATCGAGGAAGTGAAAAGTCCTGTTCCGATGATGACTGGGTCTTTATCTTGAAATTCCCGATACAGGGTGTTATTAATGGCAGCACCGCCGAGGAGACGATCGATGATTTCATCATCGAGCGACCGTTCCTGAACTTCTCTATTTTCGAGGTCAACAATGATCATGTTTCCTGTGTACATATAGTCCATGCTACTCACCTTCGTAGAGGCATCTAGAAGGGCAGATCCTCACGCAGTAGGGAATCTCGCCATCACATTCATCGCATTCTTCTCTGAGCAGAATAGGCTTCGCTCCAGCACCATCTTCTTCCTTCCTATCACCTCTCCCTTGGATTTCGAGGCCCTCAGGTCGGCCAAGCACGAGTTCGTCGTTAGGTCTTTTAATCATGACGCCAAAGTAATTTTTCTTATCATCGAGATGTAACATGATGCTTGACCTCATTGTTGTGATTACACGGTCTCTTCTGAAACTACAGGCGAGTTCGCAAAGTCCGCATCCTGTGCATTTCAGGGTGTCAAGTCGTAGTGGCAACGAATTCACCATCACTTTGTAATGACCTATCTTTATTTAATTGATGCCATTCGAGTCAACAATCACTTTTTTTGATTCATCATCAATTGATCTCGTCGAAATCTTGACTATTTCGAGTCATACAGAGTTATTGAGTATTTGGACTGCGATTCTCAGCTGATTCCTTGCTGTCTTCGTCGAATTTGGAAATCATTAAGTGATATTTTGCTAATTGGGTACATCACATAGTCTGGGTCAGTCAATTTCCGATCTGCTCTGGGGGATCCTCTTGAGACCGGCAAAATCGATTGAAAGCGTGCTCGAGAATATCATTCGCAACGAAATGGATAAGACCCCTTCTCTCCAGAATGTTTTCATTATTTCGAAAACTGGATTGATGATCGCAGGAAAATCTCTCTCTCAGATCCCCTCAGAAACCTTTTCGGCGATGGCCGCTATCATATACTCATCAGCTGAATCTGCGAAAACCGAAAACTCAAAAGAAAAATTGGAGTATGTTGTCGCTGTATTTGAAAAGAAGAAATTGTTCATCACGGAGTTCAGCCCGAATCTTCTCATCGTGGCAACAGTAGATCGAAATATGGACGATCGTCGTGTTCTCGATGACCTCCAAAGAATTATCATCCGCGCGAAGGAGGAGCTCATCTGGTTAAGATAATCTAGATGATATGCTCCGAGATATTTTCTAAAATTCTGTCGCAATAGATGCAACGAAGGATTGGCGGATCCTTGCATTCAACAACAAATTCTGGCTCAACAGGCTCTGATAGGTTAGTGATGCAGTTTGGATTTCCGCATCGGACGATGCCTCTCACAACATCAGGCAGTCTGACCTTGTATTTTTCGGCGACGTTAAAATCGCGAATGATGTTGATCGTGGCTCTCGGAGAGATGAGCGCGATCTTATCGACTTCGCTCGGATCGAGTTCCCTGTCTTCAACCTTCACAACGTCCTTCCATCCAGCTTTTTTTGAAGGCACGTGCATGAGGACGCTGACTGTCGAGTGGATTTTCTCTCCGTCGACCCCTATGATCCTGAGAACCTTCAGTGCCATTCCACATTCGATGTGATCGATGACTGTACCATTTCTTATCGGCGTCACTCTAAAATCCTTCATCGACATCCACTCCTAACAAAAGAAGCAAAATCGCCATCCTTACTGGCACGCCGTTGAATGCCTGTTGAAAATACCTTGCATGCGGTGTATTGTCGACCTCTGGCGCGATTTCATCGACGCGTGGCAGAGGGTGCATGATAATGAGATCTTTCTTTGCTTCTCTCAGAATCGATTTATCGATTCTGTAAGAGCCAGCAACCTTGAGGTACTCACTCGGATCAGGAAAACGCTCTCTCTGGATTCTCGTAACGTAGAGGACATCCGCTTCTGCGATAACCTCCTCCAGTTTCGAAGCGAGTTTCGGCTTCTGACCCAATCGCTCAACTTCTTTTATCGTTTCTTTTGGCATCTGTAAGTTCTGAGGTGCAACAAGCCATAGATGCGCCCCAAAGAGCGCGAGTGCTTCGGCGAGGGAATGGGCAGTCCTTCCGTATTTGAGATCGCCGACCAACACGACATTCATTCCCTCGATCTTTCCCTTTTCTCTTCGAATTGTAAAAAGGTCAAGAATTGTTTGGGTTGGATGCTGACCTGCACCGTCTCCCCCATTGATAACGGGTTTTGAGGAGAAATGTGCGGCAAGTCTCGCCGCACCTTCATGCGGGTGTCGTAGCACGATTACATCTGCATAAGATTCAACCATGCGGATTGTATCGGCGAGCGTCTCTCCCTTTGCGACGGATGTCATCAACGGATAAGAAACGTCGAGCACCTCGCCGCCAAGCCTCACCATCGCGCTTTCGAATGATAGTCTCGTCCTCGTCGATGGCTCGAAAAAGAGATTAGCGAGAATGCGCCCTTCCAGTACTTTTGTCTTTTTCTCACCTTTTGCGTAAGGGATCATCCTTTCAGCAAGATCCATGATTTGCTCAATGCTCTCTTTCGACAAGTCGCGTATGGAAACGATGTCAGAATTCCTGAAAACGCTCATGTTCCTCGTTTCTGAATT
This region of Methanomassiliicoccales archaeon genomic DNA includes:
- a CDS encoding 4Fe-4S dicluster domain-containing protein, with protein sequence MPLRLDTLKCTGCGLCELACSFRRDRVITTMRSSIMLHLDDKKNYFGVMIKRPNDELVLGRPEGLEIQGRGDRKEEDGAGAKPILLREECDECDGEIPYCVRICPSRCLYEGE
- a CDS encoding roadblock/LC7 domain-containing protein, encoding MRPAKSIESVLENIIRNEMDKTPSLQNVFIISKTGLMIAGKSLSQIPSETFSAMAAIIYSSAESAKTENSKEKLEYVVAVFEKKKLFITEFSPNLLIVATVDRNMDDRRVLDDLQRIIIRAKEELIWLR
- a CDS encoding aspartate carbamoyltransferase regulatory subunit — its product is MSMKDFRVTPIRNGTVIDHIECGMALKVLRIIGVDGEKIHSTVSVLMHVPSKKAGWKDVVKVEDRELDPSEVDKIALISPRATINIIRDFNVAEKYKVRLPDVVRGIVRCGNPNCITNLSEPVEPEFVVECKDPPILRCIYCDRILENISEHII
- the pyrB gene encoding aspartate carbamoyltransferase; this encodes MSVFRNSDIVSIRDLSKESIEQIMDLAERMIPYAKGEKKTKVLEGRILANLFFEPSTRTRLSFESAMVRLGGEVLDVSYPLMTSVAKGETLADTIRMVESYADVIVLRHPHEGAARLAAHFSSKPVINGGDGAGQHPTQTILDLFTIRREKGKIEGMNVVLVGDLKYGRTAHSLAEALALFGAHLWLVAPQNLQMPKETIKEVERLGQKPKLASKLEEVIAEADVLYVTRIQRERFPDPSEYLKVAGSYRIDKSILREAKKDLIIMHPLPRVDEIAPEVDNTPHARYFQQAFNGVPVRMAILLLLLGVDVDEGF